A part of Kitasatospora acidiphila genomic DNA contains:
- a CDS encoding EF-Tu C-terminal domain-related protein → MGHGRDRHLRVLTQPPVGIDAVKPGDTARVTATLEVAVALEEGTEFRLRQAGRTVGAGAVTRIVA, encoded by the coding sequence GTGGGCCACGGCCGTGACCGACACCTGCGAGTCCTGACACAGCCCCCAGTCGGCATCGACGCCGTCAAACCCGGTGACACCGCGCGGGTGACAGCGACACTGGAGGTCGCGGTCGCCCTTGAGGAGGGGACGGAGTTCCGGCTCCGGCAGGCTGGTCGCACAGTAGGGGCCGGCGCGGTCACGCGGATCGTCGCGTAG
- a CDS encoding SRPBCC family protein: MSTEYNDWTAGDSNTVTFKAPARFVFDLVTQARFWPEWHVASHGVGGVTERPYRVDDVIYEYGILEDGSEQHLYWRVVHQEYAKSSLLIDDRLGAGLQYQLTEDGDGTTSFTRRTLYSPDSPFTPAQRAIVAEASAESVQGLHRHITALLEKEHTSLPAVSS; the protein is encoded by the coding sequence ATGAGCACCGAGTACAACGACTGGACCGCAGGCGACAGCAACACCGTCACCTTCAAGGCCCCCGCCAGGTTCGTTTTCGACCTCGTCACGCAGGCCCGCTTCTGGCCCGAGTGGCACGTCGCCAGCCACGGCGTCGGCGGCGTCACCGAACGCCCCTACCGCGTCGACGATGTGATCTACGAGTACGGCATCCTCGAGGACGGCAGCGAACAGCACCTCTACTGGCGAGTCGTCCACCAGGAGTACGCCAAGTCCTCCCTCCTCATCGACGACCGCCTCGGCGCGGGCCTGCAGTACCAGCTCACCGAGGACGGCGACGGCACCACCAGCTTCACCCGCCGCACCCTCTACAGCCCCGACTCCCCGTTCACCCCCGCCCAGCGCGCCATCGTCGCCGAGGCCAGCGCCGAAAGCGTCCAGGGCCTGCACCGCCACATCACCGCCCTGCTGGAGAAGGAGCACACCAGCCTCCCCGCAGTCTCCTCATAG
- a CDS encoding sensor histidine kinase, producing the protein MGGDEVRSRIPQLRLDELLEELQARIDAARGTRDRVHSLLEAVLSVGRELDLTQVLRRIVEAAAVLVDARYAALGVIGPDGESLSQFLTVGLDEEEIGRIGPYPTGKGILGELIHYPEALRLEDLAAHPASHGCPAHHPVMRTFLGVPVRVREEVFGNLYLTDKRNGEQFDADDESVIATLAVAAGVAIDNARLYEEAQSQQRWLSASAEITRGLLSGATRGEVMELIARRALEITGAELVDLSVRDGDGEGLRVELALGGDPSARSGIHLPLTGTLSGEAFSLGSPVTTLDLAVDPRLTGGPRRFSGLGPAVAVPLGRADGQSEGVLLLARRTAERAFTEREIGPLLGFADQAALALELADRRRDAEQLAMLEDRDRIARDLHDLAIQRLFATGMTLQSAARFIEHPGASDRVLRAVGDLDETIKIIRSTIFGLRAREDSVAQGLRSRVVRVVEEAQAALGFAPRLSMEGLLDTDVPGQVADHVVAVLGEALSNTARHAKAGRVEVVLRATGAEVVLTVQDNGVGIPEQGRRSGLRNLADRAESLGGALEVSSPPEGGARLVWVVPLEG; encoded by the coding sequence GTGGGCGGGGACGAGGTGCGGTCGCGGATCCCGCAGCTGCGGTTGGACGAGCTGCTGGAGGAGTTGCAGGCGCGGATCGACGCGGCCCGGGGTACCCGCGACCGGGTGCACAGCCTGCTGGAGGCGGTGCTGTCGGTGGGCCGGGAGCTGGACCTGACGCAGGTGCTGCGGCGGATCGTGGAGGCTGCCGCGGTGCTGGTGGACGCCCGGTACGCGGCGCTGGGGGTGATCGGTCCGGACGGCGAGTCGTTGTCCCAGTTCCTGACCGTGGGTCTGGACGAGGAGGAGATCGGCCGGATCGGGCCCTACCCGACCGGCAAGGGGATCCTCGGCGAGCTGATCCACTACCCGGAGGCGCTGCGGCTGGAGGACCTGGCCGCCCACCCGGCCTCGCACGGCTGCCCGGCGCACCACCCGGTGATGCGGACCTTCCTCGGGGTGCCGGTGAGGGTGCGGGAGGAGGTGTTCGGCAACCTCTACCTGACGGACAAGAGGAACGGGGAGCAGTTCGACGCCGACGACGAGTCGGTGATCGCGACGCTGGCCGTGGCCGCAGGGGTGGCGATCGACAACGCGCGCCTCTACGAGGAGGCGCAGAGCCAGCAGCGGTGGCTGAGCGCGAGCGCGGAGATCACCCGGGGCCTGCTGTCGGGTGCCACGCGCGGCGAGGTGATGGAGCTGATCGCGCGGCGGGCACTGGAGATCACCGGTGCCGAGCTGGTCGACCTGTCAGTGCGCGACGGCGATGGCGAGGGGCTGCGGGTCGAGCTGGCCCTGGGGGGCGACCCGTCCGCGCGGTCGGGGATCCACCTGCCGCTGACCGGGACGCTGTCGGGGGAGGCGTTCAGCCTTGGTTCCCCGGTCACGACACTGGATCTGGCGGTGGACCCCCGGCTGACCGGCGGGCCGCGCCGGTTCTCCGGCCTGGGGCCGGCGGTGGCTGTGCCGCTGGGCCGGGCGGACGGGCAGAGCGAAGGGGTGCTGCTGCTGGCCAGGCGGACAGCGGAGCGGGCCTTCACCGAGCGCGAGATCGGCCCGCTCCTCGGGTTCGCCGACCAGGCCGCGCTGGCCCTGGAGCTGGCGGACCGGCGCCGGGACGCTGAGCAACTGGCGATGCTGGAGGACCGCGACCGAATCGCCCGTGACCTGCATGACCTGGCCATCCAGCGGTTGTTCGCGACCGGGATGACGTTGCAGAGCGCGGCCCGGTTCATCGAGCACCCTGGAGCTTCGGACCGGGTGCTGCGGGCGGTCGGTGATCTGGACGAGACGATCAAGATCATCCGTTCGACGATCTTCGGTCTGAGGGCGCGCGAGGATTCGGTGGCTCAGGGGCTGCGTTCGCGGGTGGTGCGGGTAGTCGAGGAGGCGCAGGCGGCGCTGGGCTTCGCACCGAGGCTGAGCATGGAGGGTCTGCTCGACACGGATGTTCCGGGCCAGGTGGCTGATCACGTGGTGGCGGTGCTGGGCGAGGCGCTGAGCAATACGGCCCGGCACGCGAAGGCCGGCCGGGTGGAGGTGGTGTTGCGGGCGACTGGAGCCGAGGTGGTGCTGACCGTGCAGGACAACGGCGTCGGCATCCCGGAGCAGGGGCGGCGCAGTGGGCTGCGCAACCTGGCGGACCGTGCCGAGAGCCTGGGCGGGGCGCTGGAAGTGTCGAGTCCGCCCGAGGGCGGGGCCCGGCTCGTCTGGGTGGTGCCGTTGGAGGGCTGA
- a CDS encoding SMP-30/gluconolactonase/LRE family protein: MTLPSQPPDQVEVWAGGDHELGEGARWIDGRLVYVDILAGRLLEVADLPGPRTPREIARVGVPLGAVAPISDRPGHWIAAAGTGIALLAPDGSLDWLARPEDRSPVPTRMNDGACDPHGRFWAGSMPYDGTTGAGSLYRTDLDGSVHRVLDGLTIVNGPAFDGTGDLLYVADSAAGVIHRCTLDPDGNPTSREEFTRVTAGGAPDGMTVDTDGCLWVAIWGHGAVHRYHPDGTLLSTIHLPTPQPTSVCLTPSGGRLLITTARYGLRCPAGPAGSVLCAPVDASAPPARAYRQQ, from the coding sequence ATGACCCTCCCCAGCCAACCCCCGGACCAGGTCGAAGTCTGGGCCGGCGGCGACCACGAACTCGGCGAAGGCGCCCGATGGATCGACGGACGTCTCGTGTACGTCGACATCCTCGCCGGCCGCCTGCTCGAAGTCGCCGACCTCCCCGGGCCGCGAACTCCACGCGAAATCGCCCGCGTTGGCGTCCCCCTCGGCGCCGTCGCCCCGATCAGCGACCGCCCCGGGCACTGGATCGCCGCCGCCGGCACCGGCATCGCCCTGCTCGCCCCGGACGGCAGTCTGGACTGGCTTGCCCGCCCCGAGGACCGCTCACCCGTCCCCACCAGGATGAACGACGGCGCCTGCGACCCGCACGGCCGATTCTGGGCCGGCAGCATGCCCTACGACGGCACCACCGGCGCCGGATCCCTCTACCGCACCGACCTCGACGGCTCCGTCCACCGCGTCCTCGACGGCCTGACCATCGTCAACGGCCCCGCCTTCGACGGCACGGGAGACCTCCTCTACGTCGCGGACAGCGCAGCCGGCGTCATCCACCGCTGCACCCTCGACCCCGACGGCAATCCGACAAGCCGCGAGGAGTTCACCCGCGTAACGGCCGGCGGCGCACCCGACGGAATGACCGTGGACACCGACGGCTGCCTCTGGGTGGCGATCTGGGGACACGGCGCCGTCCACCGCTACCACCCCGACGGTACCCTCCTGAGCACCATCCACCTGCCCACGCCCCAGCCCACCTCCGTCTGCCTCACACCGTCCGGTGGCCGCCTCCTGATCACCACAGCCCGCTACGGCCTCCGCTGCCCCGCCGGCCCGGCAGGATCCGTGCTGTGCGCTCCCGTCGACGCCTCGGCCCCGCCCGCCCGTGCCTACCGGCAGCAGTAG
- a CDS encoding sugar kinase, whose product MTGTSPLDVVTVGETMAALRATGSVRLGAPMQLSVAGAEANVAIGLARLGHRAGWVGRVGDDEFGALVLRTLRAEQVDVSHAHLDTDGRPTGLLAREDRIADLVRVAYYRAGSAGSALRTADVLPALNPGVRILHLTGITPALSSSAAEAVRAAAARAAELGIIVCLDVNYRARLWSSAEARQALLPLARMADVLVASADELHLVSEDPSLPEPDAVAALLAQGRSDVVITRGGDGASVSTVRGTVSVPARKVPVVDVVGAGDAFVAGYLSGLLDGLEVEDRLHRAATTGAFAVTTRGDWEGLPTRRDLVLLDQPAGTTLR is encoded by the coding sequence ATGACCGGCACGTCACCGCTCGATGTCGTGACCGTCGGGGAGACCATGGCCGCCCTGCGGGCCACCGGCTCGGTCAGGCTCGGAGCGCCGATGCAGCTGTCCGTCGCGGGCGCCGAGGCCAATGTCGCCATCGGCCTGGCCAGACTCGGTCACCGAGCCGGCTGGGTCGGCCGCGTCGGCGACGACGAGTTCGGCGCCCTCGTCCTGCGCACGCTGCGCGCAGAGCAGGTCGACGTCAGCCATGCGCACCTCGACACCGACGGCCGGCCCACGGGCCTGCTGGCCCGCGAGGACCGGATCGCCGACCTGGTCAGGGTCGCCTACTACCGCGCCGGGTCGGCCGGATCGGCCCTGCGGACCGCAGACGTCCTGCCCGCCCTCAACCCCGGCGTCCGCATCCTCCACCTGACCGGCATCACGCCCGCCCTGAGCTCCAGCGCCGCCGAGGCCGTCCGTGCGGCAGCCGCCAGAGCCGCGGAACTCGGCATCATCGTCTGCCTCGACGTCAACTACCGTGCCCGCCTGTGGTCATCGGCCGAGGCGAGGCAGGCCCTGCTGCCGCTGGCCCGGATGGCCGATGTGCTGGTCGCCTCCGCCGACGAACTGCACCTGGTCTCCGAGGACCCGTCCCTGCCCGAGCCCGACGCGGTCGCCGCGCTGCTCGCCCAGGGACGCAGCGACGTGGTGATCACCCGCGGCGGCGACGGCGCGAGCGTCAGCACCGTCCGCGGCACCGTCAGCGTGCCGGCCCGCAAGGTGCCCGTCGTCGATGTCGTCGGCGCCGGCGACGCGTTCGTCGCGGGCTACCTCTCCGGCCTGCTCGACGGACTCGAGGTCGAGGACCGCCTCCACCGGGCTGCCACCACCGGCGCCTTCGCCGTCACCACCCGCGGCGACTGGGAAGGCCTCCCCACCCGCCGCGACCTCGTCCTCCTCGACCAGCCCGCCGGCACCACCCTTCGCTAG
- a CDS encoding bifunctional 4-hydroxy-2-oxoglutarate aldolase/2-dehydro-3-deoxy-phosphogluconate aldolase: protein MNLTELPYRTLAIVRGTDRDAALRTVLTLAEEGITAAEVSLTTPGALWVIEQARRELGTHATLGAGTVLTREDADRAADAGASFLVTPGLGKDLSQRGFSELPILIGALTPSEVITANESGAHAVKLFPASLGGPGYLKALRDPFPAVPFVPVGGIDAVSALAYLAAGAVAVGVGSPLVADAAGGGDLDALRERVARWRTALTEEIAA from the coding sequence GTGAACCTGACCGAACTGCCGTACCGGACATTGGCCATCGTGCGCGGCACTGACCGCGACGCGGCGCTGCGCACCGTCCTCACCCTCGCTGAGGAGGGCATCACCGCCGCCGAGGTGTCCCTCACCACCCCGGGCGCCCTCTGGGTGATCGAACAGGCCCGCCGTGAACTGGGCACCCACGCAACGCTCGGCGCCGGCACCGTCCTGACCCGCGAGGACGCCGACCGCGCTGCCGACGCCGGCGCGAGCTTCCTCGTCACTCCCGGCCTCGGCAAAGACCTGAGCCAACGCGGTTTCTCCGAACTGCCCATACTGATAGGTGCACTGACACCTAGTGAGGTGATCACCGCGAACGAGAGCGGAGCCCACGCCGTCAAACTCTTCCCGGCCTCGCTGGGCGGCCCCGGTTACCTGAAGGCACTGCGAGATCCCTTCCCCGCCGTGCCGTTCGTCCCCGTCGGCGGCATCGACGCCGTCTCCGCACTCGCCTACCTCGCCGCCGGCGCGGTCGCCGTGGGCGTCGGCTCACCCCTGGTCGCCGACGCCGCCGGCGGCGGCGACCTGGATGCACTGCGCGAGCGCGTCGCCCGGTGGCGCACTGCCCTGACCGAGGAGATCGCGGCATGA
- a CDS encoding AraC family transcriptional regulator, translating to MSVTAVAHALGFSSSQRFATIFRRYQGVSPTGARTAPDAPVNSA from the coding sequence GTGTCGGTCACGGCCGTGGCCCACGCGCTGGGGTTCTCGTCCTCGCAGCGGTTCGCCACCATCTTCCGCCGCTACCAGGGCGTTTCGCCCACGGGGGCCAGGACCGCGCCCGACGCTCCCGTCAACTCGGCCTGA
- a CDS encoding type II toxin-antitoxin system RelE/ParE family toxin — MDLAQHHPQTADEVVAAIDKLEQDGPTLGRPLVDRIHSSRHHNMKELRPRTTGPGEIRILFAFDPERQAIILVAGDKAGAWREWYEINVPIADERFSRHLKAIEEGKP; from the coding sequence CTGGACCTCGCGCAGCACCACCCGCAGACCGCCGACGAGGTCGTGGCCGCCATCGACAAGCTCGAGCAGGACGGCCCTACCCTCGGCCGGCCGCTGGTGGACCGTATCCACAGCTCCAGGCACCACAACATGAAGGAGCTCCGGCCGCGGACGACAGGGCCCGGAGAGATCCGCATCCTGTTCGCCTTCGACCCTGAGCGCCAGGCCATCATCCTGGTTGCGGGCGACAAGGCCGGAGCGTGGCGGGAGTGGTACGAGATCAACGTCCCCATCGCCGACGAACGCTTCAGCAGGCACCTGAAGGCCATCGAGGAGGGCAAGCCATGA
- a CDS encoding site-specific integrase, whose translation MAGRGESVPPKPRAAERTCWTPDEAAAFLRHTAASIMIAMGIPIAVVSKTLRHTTLAITINLYGHLLKDSADEAVKALSSALDHADAKRCNPTLIAGSDTGELPAAA comes from the coding sequence GTGGCTGGCCGCGGTGAATCCGTCCCGCCCAAGCCCCGCGCCGCCGAACGCACCTGCTGGACCCCCGACGAGGCCGCGGCGTTCCTGCGGCACACCGCCGCCAGCATCATGATCGCCATGGGCATCCCCATCGCCGTCGTCTCCAAGACCTTGCGCCACACCACCCTCGCCATCACCATCAACCTCTACGGCCACCTCCTCAAAGACTCCGCCGACGAAGCCGTCAAGGCGTTGTCCTCGGCCCTGGATCACGCCGACGCCAAGCGCTGCAACCCCACCCTCATCGCCGGCTCCGATACGGGCGAACTGCCTGCAGCGGCATAG
- a CDS encoding NADH-quinone oxidoreductase subunit D, with protein MSGIEHESAGARDTTEGRVYTVTGSDWGEVIGDAQRQKRADDERIIVNMGPQHPSTHGVLRLVLEIDGETVRQARCGIGYLHTGIEKNMEFRNWVQGTTFVTRMDYLMPLFNETVYCLAVEKLLGITEQIPERASVIRVLMMELNRISSHLVGLAAGGMEIGSTTLMVYGFRDREVILDIFELVTGLRMNHGYVRPGGLAQDLPPGALDLIREGVKLLRSRMHEYDKLATDNPAFKARLVDVGFLDLAGCLALGATGPILRATGLPHDLRKSDPYCGYENYEFEVAVADTADSYGRFLIRLEEIRQSLRIVEQCLDRLAPGPIMVADKKIAWPAQLAIGPDGLGNSLDHIRKIMGESMEALIHHFKLVTEGFRVPPGQVYAAVESARDELGAHVVSDGGTRPYRVHFRDPSFTNLQAMAAMCEGGQVADVIVAVASIDPVMGGVDR; from the coding sequence ATGAGCGGCATCGAGCACGAGTCGGCGGGAGCGCGGGACACGACCGAGGGCCGCGTCTACACCGTCACTGGCAGCGACTGGGGCGAGGTCATCGGCGACGCGCAGCGACAGAAACGGGCGGACGACGAGCGGATCATCGTCAACATGGGTCCGCAGCACCCGTCCACCCACGGTGTGCTGCGCCTGGTCCTGGAGATCGACGGCGAGACGGTGAGACAGGCCCGTTGCGGTATCGGGTACCTGCACACCGGCATCGAGAAGAACATGGAGTTCCGCAACTGGGTCCAGGGCACCACCTTCGTGACCCGCATGGACTACCTGATGCCGCTGTTCAACGAGACCGTCTACTGCCTGGCGGTGGAGAAGCTGCTCGGGATCACCGAGCAGATCCCCGAGCGGGCGAGCGTGATCCGGGTGCTGATGATGGAGCTCAACCGGATCTCCTCGCACCTGGTGGGGCTGGCTGCCGGCGGGATGGAGATCGGCTCCACCACGCTGATGGTCTACGGCTTCCGGGACCGCGAGGTCATCCTCGACATCTTCGAGCTGGTGACGGGCCTGCGGATGAACCACGGCTACGTCCGGCCGGGCGGCCTGGCCCAGGACCTGCCCCCGGGTGCGCTGGACCTGATCCGCGAGGGCGTGAAGCTGCTGCGCTCGCGGATGCACGAGTACGACAAGCTGGCAACCGACAACCCGGCCTTCAAGGCCCGGCTGGTCGACGTCGGTTTCCTCGACCTGGCCGGCTGCCTGGCGCTGGGCGCCACCGGCCCGATCCTGCGGGCCACCGGCCTGCCGCACGACCTGCGCAAGTCGGACCCCTACTGCGGCTACGAGAACTACGAGTTCGAGGTCGCGGTGGCCGACACCGCGGACTCCTACGGCCGGTTCCTGATCCGCCTGGAAGAGATACGCCAGTCGCTGCGGATCGTCGAGCAGTGCCTGGACCGGCTGGCCCCCGGCCCGATCATGGTGGCCGACAAGAAGATCGCCTGGCCCGCCCAACTGGCCATCGGCCCGGACGGGTTGGGCAACTCGCTCGACCACATCCGAAAGATCATGGGCGAGTCCATGGAGGCCCTGATCCACCACTTCAAGCTGGTCACGGAGGGCTTCCGCGTCCCGCCGGGGCAGGTCTACGCGGCGGTCGAGTCCGCCAGGGATGAGCTGGGCGCGCACGTCGTCTCCGACGGCGGCACGCGGCCGTACCGGGTGCACTTCCGCGACCCGAGCTTCACCAACCTGCAGGCGATGGCCGCGATGTGCGAGGGCGGGCAGGTCGCGGACGTCATCGTCGCGGTGGCGAGCATCGACCCGGTCATGGGAGGCGTGGACCGGTAA
- a CDS encoding XRE family transcriptional regulator yields MKSWKDVRPNVVTDPQRVAAHREKLDAEVRAYRLAEIRREQDLTQAEVAEIIGITQPNVSRLESGALDTAALATIRAYVEALGGQLRMVADFGDRTLTIG; encoded by the coding sequence ATGAAGTCGTGGAAGGACGTACGACCCAACGTCGTCACCGACCCGCAACGCGTCGCCGCACATCGGGAGAAGCTCGACGCCGAGGTTCGCGCCTACCGCCTCGCAGAGATCCGCCGCGAGCAGGACCTCACCCAGGCCGAGGTCGCCGAGATCATCGGCATCACGCAGCCCAACGTATCCCGCCTGGAGAGCGGCGCCCTCGACACCGCGGCCCTGGCCACCATCCGCGCCTACGTCGAGGCGCTCGGCGGCCAGCTGCGCATGGTCGCCGACTTCGGCGACCGCACCCTCACCATCGGCTGA
- a CDS encoding winged helix-turn-helix transcriptional regulator — protein MEDERRPGRQVSVQEVLARAGDVREAFDTIANTWSLLILLALRDGTLRYNELKRTVGGVSERRLSQTLKVLERDGVVDRKLVRSIPSHVEYSLTPTGEVVVDSLGELLSTIIEFSPQVAAARRRYDEKQAQAQENPER, from the coding sequence ATGGAAGACGAACGACGGCCGGGACGGCAGGTGTCGGTCCAGGAGGTACTCGCGCGTGCGGGCGACGTGCGGGAGGCCTTCGACACCATTGCCAACACCTGGTCGCTACTCATCCTGCTCGCGCTGCGTGACGGCACGCTGCGCTACAACGAACTCAAGCGCACGGTGGGCGGCGTCAGCGAGCGCAGGCTGTCGCAGACGTTGAAGGTGCTCGAGCGCGACGGGGTCGTGGACCGGAAGCTGGTGCGCTCCATCCCGTCCCACGTCGAATACAGCCTCACCCCGACAGGCGAGGTGGTCGTCGACTCACTCGGTGAGCTGTTGTCCACGATCATCGAATTCTCGCCACAGGTCGCAGCCGCACGGCGGCGTTACGACGAGAAGCAGGCTCAGGCCCAGGAGAACCCGGAGCGGTGA
- a CDS encoding pyridoxamine 5'-phosphate oxidase family protein produces the protein MTPDTAPLDERHCLHLLAGAPVGRVVYTVGALPAVLPTRYRLDDDGSVVLQATAGSEFLRAVAGALVAFQADEIDTADGSGWSVTILGTAETTGQGAATRAPAALPAGQVTIRIHPEWVTGHLLPAALAAHG, from the coding sequence ATGACACCTGACACCGCGCCGCTCGATGAGCGACACTGTCTGCACCTGCTGGCCGGGGCACCGGTCGGGCGCGTCGTCTACACCGTCGGCGCTCTGCCCGCTGTCCTGCCGACCCGCTACCGCCTCGACGATGACGGCAGCGTGGTGCTGCAGGCCACCGCCGGCTCCGAGTTCCTCCGCGCGGTCGCGGGGGCACTCGTCGCCTTCCAAGCCGACGAGATCGACACAGCCGACGGCAGCGGCTGGAGCGTCACCATCCTCGGCACGGCCGAGACCACCGGGCAAGGTGCTGCCACTCGGGCCCCGGCTGCACTGCCCGCTGGCCAGGTGACTATCCGGATCCACCCCGAGTGGGTAACCGGCCACCTCCTGCCCGCCGCCCTCGCCGCGCACGGCTGA
- a CDS encoding family 20 glycosylhydrolase: protein MNLFTSRRLAAFLAPATLVTVLQATAVLPAGPAAAAAPATGVVIPAPQAVTSTGAAASITAASRIVYPTGLGLDDYAAALAQEVGALTGTAPTLAAGDTAVPGDISVTEAGSSHDGSYSLTVDGVVTLSAGNQNGLANASASLLQLLQANRTIPGTVITDAPSTAYRSVMVDTARGYWSIQDLQNEIELCHLYKIDYLHLHLTDDQNFMFPSAAYPKLSSQNDSGHPAYTLGELTALDKYAAARGVSLIPELDVPGHSAKMVQQYPAVFGGTGSTIDVTLPGSRTAVKTIIGEMLDVFTHTPYFHFGADESTASGSDFASFINDLDGYVTGRGKTSIVWEGFSRSIQSQVNHDVVIENWVNSFYPFDQEIADGFTVINAGWNPLYLVAPAWGAYTLPQSSLYGFSKYTSNGVSVAPTNRVMGGSVASWGFNGANGQVPTRLAVPPIAAKLWNPAAETDFAGFTARLAGTDAALAKLVSTATQWGVHKVRADYSGLDPQLGGSGAGVKLAVDGSGNVWVVTATGLLHQWDGSRWHAVTGPGQSTGITDVAVGANGTVAVILASGDIWARVNGTWTATGGQGKSIAVSANGDIWTVSTTGTPWQYTNGTWTAHSQGQTATTIAAGAGNTVAITTAANGEIMLWSNGSWTDTGGQGTALSIDGLGSIWARSTDDHLWQRSGTTWTMRMDNRGTGGLQAFAAAGNGQLYALGN, encoded by the coding sequence GTGAACCTGTTCACCAGCAGGCGCCTCGCGGCGTTCCTCGCCCCGGCCACCCTCGTCACCGTGCTGCAGGCGACGGCCGTGTTACCCGCCGGGCCGGCAGCGGCAGCGGCGCCGGCTACCGGCGTCGTCATCCCGGCGCCCCAGGCCGTTACCAGCACCGGCGCCGCCGCCTCGATCACGGCGGCGAGCCGGATCGTCTATCCCACTGGGCTGGGCCTCGATGACTACGCCGCGGCCCTGGCGCAGGAGGTCGGTGCGCTCACCGGCACCGCCCCGACCCTGGCTGCCGGCGACACGGCCGTACCAGGTGACATCTCCGTCACCGAGGCCGGCAGTTCGCACGACGGGTCCTACAGCCTGACCGTCGACGGCGTGGTCACGCTCTCCGCCGGCAATCAGAACGGCCTGGCCAACGCCTCCGCGAGCCTGTTGCAGCTGCTCCAGGCGAACCGGACCATCCCCGGCACGGTGATCACCGACGCACCGAGTACGGCCTACCGTTCGGTGATGGTCGACACCGCGCGCGGCTACTGGTCGATCCAGGACCTGCAGAACGAGATCGAGCTCTGCCACCTGTACAAGATCGACTATCTCCACCTGCACCTGACCGACGACCAGAACTTCATGTTCCCCTCGGCCGCCTACCCGAAGCTGTCGTCCCAGAATGACAGCGGCCATCCGGCCTACACCCTGGGCGAGTTGACCGCCCTGGACAAGTACGCGGCCGCGCGCGGCGTGTCGCTCATCCCCGAACTCGACGTGCCCGGCCACTCGGCGAAGATGGTCCAGCAGTACCCCGCCGTGTTCGGCGGCACCGGGAGCACGATCGACGTCACGCTGCCCGGCTCCCGGACGGCGGTGAAGACGATCATCGGCGAGATGCTGGACGTGTTCACCCACACGCCCTACTTCCACTTCGGCGCGGACGAGAGCACCGCCTCGGGTTCGGACTTCGCGTCGTTCATCAACGACCTCGACGGCTACGTCACCGGCCGCGGCAAGACCTCCATCGTCTGGGAAGGCTTCAGCCGCTCCATCCAGAGCCAGGTCAACCACGACGTGGTCATCGAGAACTGGGTCAACTCCTTCTACCCGTTCGACCAGGAGATCGCCGACGGGTTCACCGTCATCAACGCCGGCTGGAACCCCCTGTACCTGGTCGCGCCGGCCTGGGGCGCCTACACCCTGCCGCAGTCCAGCCTCTACGGGTTCAGCAAGTACACCTCCAACGGCGTCAGCGTCGCTCCCACCAACCGTGTCATGGGCGGCTCGGTCGCCTCCTGGGGATTCAACGGCGCCAACGGCCAGGTTCCGACGCGGCTGGCCGTCCCGCCGATCGCGGCCAAGTTGTGGAACCCCGCCGCCGAGACCGACTTCGCCGGATTTACCGCACGCCTTGCCGGCACGGACGCCGCCCTGGCGAAGCTGGTGAGCACCGCCACCCAGTGGGGCGTCCACAAGGTGCGCGCCGACTACAGCGGCCTCGACCCGCAGCTCGGCGGCAGCGGAGCCGGCGTCAAGCTCGCCGTCGACGGATCGGGCAACGTCTGGGTGGTGACCGCCACCGGCCTGCTCCACCAGTGGGACGGGTCGCGCTGGCACGCCGTCACCGGGCCGGGCCAGAGCACGGGCATCACGGACGTGGCTGTCGGCGCGAACGGCACCGTCGCCGTCATCCTCGCCAGCGGCGACATCTGGGCGCGGGTGAACGGCACCTGGACGGCAACCGGCGGCCAGGGCAAGAGCATCGCGGTCAGCGCGAACGGCGACATCTGGACCGTCAGCACCACCGGCACCCCCTGGCAGTACACCAACGGCACCTGGACCGCGCACTCCCAGGGCCAGACCGCGACCACCATCGCCGCCGGCGCCGGCAACACCGTGGCCATCACGACCGCCGCGAACGGCGAGATCATGCTCTGGTCGAACGGCTCCTGGACCGACACCGGCGGGCAGGGCACGGCGCTGTCCATCGACGGCCTCGGCAGCATCTGGGCCCGGAGCACCGACGACCACCTGTGGCAGCGCAGCGGAACCACCTGGACCATGCGCATGGACAACCGGGGAACCGGCGGACTCCAGGCGTTCGCCGCCGCAGGCAACGGCCAGCTGTACGCGCTCGGCAACTGA